The following proteins come from a genomic window of Polyangiaceae bacterium:
- a CDS encoding DMT family transporter yields the protein MTERSAPRARALVIAAAATFSTGGAAIKATTLSAWQVACLRSAVAAVVLLLLLPAARRGMSRRSLIVGVAYGATMVSFVLANKLTTAANTIFLQSTAPLYVLLASPWLLQERMQRRDVPYLLVLAFGLSLFFVGVRPPDRLAPNPLLGNIVAAGAGVAWAFTVLGLRWLSRPDARGYAPDNMTGVLAGNVIAFVVTLPFALPIAHATPTDFAAIGYLGVVQIGMSYWLLSRGLRDVPALEASLLLLVEPVLNPIWAFVWHGETPGGWAIAGGAIILGATAVRTRWVRSEAAG from the coding sequence GTGACCGAGCGGAGCGCGCCGCGAGCGCGCGCGCTCGTGATCGCGGCCGCCGCCACTTTCTCCACCGGCGGGGCCGCCATCAAGGCGACCACCCTGAGCGCCTGGCAGGTGGCCTGCCTGCGCTCCGCGGTGGCCGCAGTGGTGCTGCTGTTGCTGTTGCCGGCAGCCCGCCGGGGCATGTCCCGCCGCTCGTTGATCGTCGGCGTCGCCTACGGCGCGACGATGGTGTCCTTCGTGTTGGCCAACAAGCTCACCACCGCCGCCAACACCATCTTCCTGCAGTCCACCGCACCGCTGTACGTGCTGCTGGCATCGCCCTGGTTGCTCCAGGAGCGGATGCAGCGCAGGGACGTTCCCTACCTCCTGGTGCTGGCGTTCGGTCTTTCGCTGTTCTTCGTTGGCGTGCGCCCGCCGGATCGACTGGCCCCGAACCCACTGCTCGGAAACATCGTGGCCGCCGGAGCGGGAGTGGCGTGGGCATTCACCGTGCTCGGGCTCCGCTGGCTCTCGCGCCCTGACGCCCGCGGATACGCCCCGGACAACATGACCGGGGTGCTGGCGGGCAACGTCATCGCCTTCGTCGTCACGCTGCCCTTCGCGCTGCCCATCGCTCACGCCACGCCGACGGACTTCGCTGCCATCGGCTACTTGGGCGTGGTTCAGATCGGCATGTCGTACTGGCTCCTGTCCCGCGGCCTTCGCGACGTGCCGGCGCTGGAGGCGTCGCTCTTGCTGCTGGTCGAGCCCGTGCTCAATCCGATCTGGGCCTTCGTGTGGCACGGCGAGACCCCGGGCGGCTGGGCCATCGCCGGGGGCGCCATCATCCTCGGTGCAACCGCCGTGAGAACCCGCTGGGTCCGCTCAGAAGCTGCCGGATAG